The segment AAGCTGGCGATAATAGACGGGTGTTTGCCTTGCAGCGATGATTTAAGTGCGGCTATGAGTAGAGCGGGTGTGGTCGCATTAACATGCATAACATGGGCGAATGACGCTTCATCTAACTGTTCTAAGCGTTTTTCAGGTTGCACATTACGCGCCTCATCATGCAGCGTACCAACGGCATTGAACAACAGGTGTATCGGGCGACCGTTTAACTGTTGGCAAAGAGCCTCACGCCCTGATTTTGTGGTGATATCGACGTTCGCCACCTCAACGGATGCGTCCTGAAAAGATGGGTCTTGAGAAACAAGAGGTGAACGGCTTACGGCAACGACATTACCCACATGGGTATCGGCAAGCAGCCTCTTAATAATAGCGTTACCTATGCCGCCATTGGCACCGATGACAACAGCGGTAAAGTTTTCTGGAAGGTGGGAAAGCATTCTTTCGGCTCCAATTGTGAATATCAATGTTCACATTGAAGCTTCTTGTACAGGTTTTGTCTATGAATGTGCGGAAATACTAGGCAGATGCGTTAAAGCGACCTGGTTGGGCATTATTGCGCCCATTTGGCTTGTAGAGCGTTTTTTCAGCAATTTGGCGAATGTAATCCAGCATTTCCTGATTATGCTTCATTCTAAGCGATAGCATTTGCCCGGTTAATGCATTCATGCGTGATACACGTTCGCTTTTTTCGAGCAAGTTTTCCCAGGTAATCAAACAGTCTGCATCGTTAGCTGCTTGTTTGGCGCCAAGCGCACCCTCTGTATAGCCAAGCTTTGTCTGCACGTTTCGGCGCAATTGCTCAATGCGTTCTAGCTCAACTAGCAGCGCCTGTTTTTTCAGGGCTATAGCAGAGAGAGTGTCGCCGTCAATGCTGCCTTTAGTAAGCTGTGCTTGTTCATCTGAGAGCAGCAGTACTAATTCATCAAGGCGTTGCAGTTGAT is part of the Halomonas sp. GT genome and harbors:
- a CDS encoding SDR family NAD(P)-dependent oxidoreductase produces the protein MLSHLPENFTAVVIGANGGIGNAIIKRLLADTHVGNVVAVSRSPLVSQDPSFQDASVEVANVDITTKSGREALCQQLNGRPIHLLFNAVGTLHDEARNVQPEKRLEQLDEASFAHVMHVNATTPALLIAALKSSLQGKHPSIIASLSARVGSIGDNGHGGWYSYRASKAAHNMLMKTISIELKRLNKQSIVLCLHPGTTDTSLSQPFQARVPSEKLFTPDFVAEQLLKVMSQRTPEDTGSFWDWASKPIEW
- a CDS encoding flagella synthesis protein FlgN — translated: MGLSRLLSDQLQRLDELVLLLSDEQAQLTKGSIDGDTLSAIALKKQALLVELERIEQLRRNVQTKLGYTEGALGAKQAANDADCLITWENLLEKSERVSRMNALTGQMLSLRMKHNQEMLDYIRQIAEKTLYKPNGRNNAQPGRFNASA